The nucleotide sequence TAGGTTCACTTCAAAGCGGACTTGTTGGCAACCATGAAATATTATATGCTAAGGCATTTATAGATCTCTTTGTAGTTCTTGCAATGTCAGCAACAATGGGAATAGGTGTATTTTTCTCAGCATTTTTAATCTTATTCTATGAAGGAGCCATAGTTTTATTTGCAGGAACTCTTTCACCATTTTTATCGGCAGTTGTTATTGACGAAATAACATGTGTAGGATCACTGGTAATCATGGCCATCGGATTTAATATCTTAGGAATAACCAAGATAAAAGTTGCAAACCTCAGTCTGGCTCCATTTATTCCTATATTTATTTATTTATTTATCTAGTTCGCTGCAAAATATAATTATTATAATCAATCAGCAGATAGAACCTTCTATCTGCTTTTTTTATCTCCTAAAAATATTTTCTCAATTAAATAACTTGTAATTTTTTAATCTTCATACAAGAGTGAATAAAAGCACAAAACCAATATACTTTTTTTTTTATTTGTGTTAAACTTATACAATCATCAAAAACAAGTACAATACTACATAATATAGTACTACTAGGAGGAAACTACTATGAAAAAAAATAATGATATACTTATATTTGGATTAGCAATATTTGCTATGTTTTTTGGAGCTGGAAACCTTATTTTCCCACCGGAGATAGGTGTCGTCACTGGTAAAGAGTGGCTCATGTCTTCCGCTGGATTTTTCCTTACGGGAATTTGTCTTCCTGTAGGAGGGTTGATTGCTTTCAGCAGAGCCGGGAGTACCGATAATTTTGCAAATAAAGTTTCGGAAAATTTTAACACAATTTACTTTTCACTGTTAATACTTGCTATAGGTCCTATGCTGGCCATACCAAGAACAGCAGCTACTGCTTATGAGATGGGAATCGTTCCAAATTTTGGAGAGATCAATCCCTTGATAGCCTCAATTGTATATTTCGTAATAGTTTATATATTGGTAATAAAGCCCTCTCAGCTCCTTAATAATATAGGAAAATATATGACTCCTATTATCCTTATCATTCTTTCGCTGGTTATAGTTAAGGGAATATTCCTAGGTTTTGGAGTTCCCGGAGAAAAAACTATAATTCAAAATTCATTCTCCTATGGTTTCTTTGGAGGATATCAGACAATGGACGCAATAGCTTCTGTTATATTTGGTTCTGTAATTGTAGAAAGCTTAAAAGGAAACGGATATACAGATGACAAGGTACAGAGTTCTATGATCGTAAAATCCGGTATCATAGCAGCCTTGGGATTAGCATTGGTATACGGAGGACTATTATATCTAGGTGCCATGGCGAATGGAAATAATTTAAACCTTGGAAAAGCTGAGCTTGTTATGTATCTTGCAAAAAATTCTTTAGGATCATTTGGTGTAATGGCTTTTGGAATATGTGCAATAGTAGCATGCCTTACGACATCTATAGCTCTGGTAGCTACAGTATCTAATTTCTTTGCTGCAAAATCAAAGTTTTCTTACAAAACCATAACTATAGTAACCTGCGTTATCTCGACTATTCTAGGTGCTACTGGATTAGGGTTCATAGTTGATATAGCTGTCCCAATACTTATAATTTTATATCCGGTAACTATTATACTTATAATTTTAAATATCCTTAAAATAAAAAATACTAGGGTTTTTAAAGTCAGTGTTACCATTGGACTAATTTTTAGTGTCTTTGAGGTTTTGGCCAGCTTTAATATTTTACCTGTATTAACAGCTGTCTTTAATTCTTTACCTATGGCTTCAGAAGGATTTGCATGGCTGGCTCCAACATTAATTGGATCAATTGCTACAGCTTTAATAAAGAATGAAACTATGACAACAGTAGAAGCTGATTAGTAATAATAATAATAAAGGAATTAGGAATTAGGAAATTATCTAATTCCTTTTTTTATTCAATAAGTATATGTTATAATTCCATCAACAAGTATACAAAGGAGAGGACTTTGGAGATGAATATTCTAAATCAAATAAAAAATTATAAACCATATAATGAGCAAGAAAAATATGATAAAGCAGGAATATTAAATTATTTAGAAAGAGAAAAAAATATTTTCAGCAGAGATAATAAAATAGCACATATGACAGCCTCTGCATGGGTTGTAAATAAAGATAGAAATAAAGTAGTGATGATATACCATAATATCTATGATTCATGGTCTTGGATGGGAGGTCACGCTGATGGTGAAGAAGATCTATTCGCTGTGGCCATAAAGGAAGTCAAGGAGGAGAGTGGTCTTAATAAGATTATACCTCTATCAAAAGATATATTTTCTCTTGAAGTACTGACTGTTGATGGGCATATAAAAAAAGGAAAATACGTATCTTCCCACCTGCATTTAAATATAACATACTTATTTGAAGCCGACGAAAAAGAAATTTTGACCATAAAAGAAGACGAAAATAGTGGTGTGGAATGGTTTGGATTAGACGAATCTATAGATAAATCTACAGAAGTATGGTTTAAAGAAAGGATCTATACAAAACTCAATAAGAAATTAAATGAATTATAAAAAATAGAATTGGAGGTCTAGTATGACAAAAATAAAGGAAGATAAACTTATAACTCGTATCTGTGAATTCTGTGGAGTAACATTTACAACATTTGATATCAATGAGCTTTATTGTTGTGAAGGATGTCGTATTCAAGCTAATAAGGAAAAATCAAGGAAAAAACCTTCTAATAGTATTATAGGAAAGTTAAAGCTGCATTCTTGTAAAAGTTGTGGAAAAAAATTCATGTCTCCTAACACCCAAGAAGACTATTGCACTGAGTGCGAATAGACTATATAAAAAAGAAAATTTTAAAGACTATAAAATTCCAGAAGATTTTAGTCTTTAAAATTTTTCCTAATTTTTAAAAGCAGCCCCATCAAAACTTCCTTTTCTTCTTCTGTGAAACCATCATAGGTTTTTTCCAAAAGCTTTGCACTGACTTCTTTAAATGTATCCCTAAAAATCCACCCTTTTTCTGTAAGAGTAACCTCTATGACTCTAGCATCTCTTTCACTTTTTTGACGACTTATATAACCTAATTTTTCTAATTTTTTTACCATGTCAGTTACTGTAGATTTTCTCTTCCCTATAAATTTAGCGATCCCATTCATTGTCATCACACCATCATTATCATACATTGCAGATAAAATAGTCCCGTGACTATTGATAAGTCCGGAGATCTCTCTTTCTTTTAACTCTCCATTTATAAACTGAGCACTTTTTTCTCTTATATTTGATATTATCCCAATTACTATATCTGTTCTCATAAACACCTCCTAAATATTACTATCTATAAATGTATGCTCATAGATATAATTACTTACATATATAATAACCCAAATATTAAATTAAGTATAGGGTCCAGAGCAATAAGTCCGATGAAAATTTGGTTGACTTATTTTGCTTATTGGTATACTATACTCTATATAGTACGACTTCGTACTATATTTTGTAAATAGTAAATAAATTAATTTAAGGAGTAAATAATATGAAAATATATAAAGATGGTTCATTTAAAGGTATTGGTATTGGGTATGCAGGAGAGATCGAGGCTTTAGTCACGATTGTTCAAAGTAAAATTAATAGTATTAAATTTTTATCACATAATGAGACACCGGTAATATCTGAACCTGCTTTTAATCATATCCCTACTAAAATAATAGAAAATAATACTATAATGGTTCCCAATGTAAAGGGATGTTCTATGAGTTCCCGTGGTATAAGGGAAGCAGTTATGAATGCTCTTATCCTCTCTGGAGAAGATAGAGAAGATTTAATGAAGGAATTTAAAGGTGCTGAAAATTTAGAGAAGATTGTAGTCAATAAAAATAAATTTAAACCTGTTGAAAATTTCGATATAGTTATTGTTGGTGGAGGTGGAGCTGGTCTCAGTGCAGCAATTTCTGCATCAAACTTAGGAGCTAAGGTTGTTTTACTTGAAAAGATGGCAGCTGTTGGGGGAAATACCTTGGTTTCTATGGGTGGAATAAATATTCCTGGAAGTGATGCTCAAGTATCTAAAAAAATAGAAGACAATCCAGAGCTTTACTACAATGATGCTCTTGCTGGAGGAGATGGAGAAAATAATAAGGAATTATTTAAGATCTTATCTGAAAATGCATTGGACACATATAACTGGCTCAAAAAAGAGGTAGGAGTAGAGTTTAAAAAAGATGAACTTATTCATTTTGGTGGGCATACTGTTCCAAGAGCAGCAGTATTTAAAGGTAAATATGCCGTAGAACTGATCTCTAAATTAAGAAAAAAAGCTGAAAATCTGGGAGTAGATATCAGAACAGGGGTAGATGCTAAGGAGATAATAACAAAAGATAAGAAAGTAATTGGTATCAAAGCTATCACTGAAGGAAAGACTGTTGAATTTTTTGCTAGTAAAGGAGTTATCTTTGCTACAGGTGGGTTTTCTGGAAATATAGAGATGAGAAAAAAATACAATCCCCAGTTAGATGAAAGATATAAAACAACTAATCAAAGCGGTATAACTGGAGATGGACACATAATGTGTGAAAAACTAGGAGTAGACTTTATCCACATGTCATATATACAAACCTTCCCTATTGCTAACCCTCTAACTGGAGCATTATCCCATGTGGGCGGTTCTAGATTTGACGGTGCAATCTTAGTCAATAGATCAGGAAAAAGATTTGTAGAAGAATTAGAAAGAAGGGATGTAGTCTCTCAAGCTATCTTAGCTCAAGATGGCGGAGTGGGATACCTTGTATGGGCACAGGAAATAGAAGGGGTCGCAAATAGAACGACTGAAAACAAAGCAGAAGTAAATAGCTTAAAAAGAGGTGATCTATTTATAGAAGGTAGTATAGAGGAGTGCAGTAAAAAACTTGATATAAACTTAGATACACTGAAAAATACTATAAATATCTATAATTCATATGTAGAAAATGGAAAAGACCAAGATTTTGATAGAAGGGGAAACCTTATAAAGATAGAAAAAGGTCCTTTCTATATCCAGACTGTTGCACCAGCAGTTCATCACACTATGGGTGGAATAAAGATAAACAGCGAAAATGAAGTTTTAGATATTGAAGGAAATATCATAAAAGGTCTTTATGCTGCCGGTGAGATTGTAGGTGGTATTCACGGAACAAATAGACTTGGAGGAAATGCAATAACCGATATCTTAGTCTTTGGAAAAAGAGCCGGAGAAAAAATAATGAAATAATTTTATCAAATATTAAGAGTTAAGCCTTTGGCTTAACTCTTTTTTAAGATACTTTTTTCACTTTAATGAAATAATGAAATCATTATTTTTTAATCTTCTTATAAAGCATCACAAAAAAATGGTACCTTTTGCGAAAAAGTTATTTTTCAGCACTATTAAAATGCAAAAAACACAACTTTTGTATTCTTATCGCACTAAAAAACCTTTTTTATTACGTTTTAACTTTAAAATAAACTGAAAGTATGGTATTATATTATCAAATAAAAAAGTATCCTATCAGATTAACATTTCAAAAAACAAATTAAAGGAGATCAATTAACTGATTAGGATAAATAAATTTAGAAGGTGGTAAAATTATGTTTAGTAAATGGAATCAATTAAGTTTAGTAAAAAGAATAGTTATAGGTCTAATCGTTGGTATTATCTTATCAATCGCTGCACCAGAGGCAGCTGCACCAGTTGGTTTATTAGGATCATTATTTGTAGGAGCACTAAAAGCAGTAGCACCTATCTTAGTATTTTTCTTAGTAATGTCAGCAGTATCACAACATAAACCTGGTCAAAAAACAAATATGAAATCAGTTATCAGTCTTTACCTTATCGGAACATTCTTAGCCGGTGTAGTTGCAGTAGTAGGAAGTTTCATATTCCCAGTAACTATCGCTCTAGGAAAAGGAGTAGAAAATGTATCTCCTCCAAGTGGTGTAAGTGAAGTATTAAAAACATTATTAATGAACGTTGTAGACAATCCAATCAATGCATTATCAAATGCTAACTATATCGGAATCTTAGTTTGGGCTTTATTATTAGGAGTAGCATTAAAGCATGCACCAGCTTCTACTAAAACAATGATCACAGATTTCTCAAACGCACTATCTCAAGTTGTTAGATGGGTTATTCACTTAGCACCATTCGGTATCATGGGATTAGTATTCAACTCAATCGCAACTAGTGGATTAGGTTCACTATTAGCTTACGGTAAATTATTAGGATTATTATTAGGATCTATGGCATTCATGGCATTAGTAGTTAATCCAACTATCGCATTTGTTATGATGAGACAAAACCCTTATCCATTAGTATTCAGATGTCTAAAGCAAAGTGGACTTACAGCTTTCTTCACTAGAAGTTCGGCTGCTAACATCCCGGTAAACATGGAATTATGTGAGGAATTAGGATTAGATAAAGACATGTATTCAGTATCTATACCTTTAGGAGCTACAATAAACATGGCAGGAGCAGCTATCACAATATCTGTATTAACTCTTGCAGCAGTACATACATTAGGAATACAAGTAGACTTCGGAACTGCTCTTATCTTAAGTATCTTATCAGCTGTCAGTGCTTGTGGAGCATCTGGTGTAGCAGGTGGATCATTACTTCTTATCCCATTAGCTTGTAGTTTATTTGGTATCCCAAATGAAGTAGCAATGCAAGTAGTTGGAGTAGGTTTCGTAATTGGAGTAATCCAGGATTCAGTAGAAACTGGTCTTAACTCTTCAACAGACGCATTATTTACAGCTGTAGCTGAATTTGCTGAATGGAGAAAAGAAGGAAAGAAAATTGTTATCAATAAAGAAGTTAATCTATAAGAATAAATAAATTAAAGACCTCAGAAAATTCTGAGGTCTTTTTTTGTCTAAATATAATCATAATACTTGACTATTACCAGATTTATGAAGTATTAAAATATTATCTAATATACAATATTTTATAAAAGGAGATATTAATATGAACAATAAAGTTTCCCAGATTACAGACACTATCTTGATGATCAAACCTGTAAGATTTCACTATAATCCTGAAACTGCGGTCAACAACTACTATCAGACTCCTCCCTGTGGAATAAATAACACCTCAATCCAGGAAAAGGCACTAATAGAATTCGATAACTTTGTAAATACTTTAGAAAATAAAGGTATTGAAGTTTTGGTTGTAGAAGACACCTTATACCCTCCTACGCCTGACTCCATCTTTCCAAATAACTGGATATCTTTTCATAGTGATGGTAGGATAGCTCTATATCCAATGTTTGCAAAAAATAGAAGGCTTGAAAGAAGGATGGATATTTTAGATAAATTAAGATCTAAAAATTTTAAAATTGATGATATTATAGACTATTCAAAGTTTGAGGGAAAAGGTATCTTTCTTGAAGGTACAGGCAGCATGATATTAGACAGGGCAGCTAAAAAAGTTTACTGTGCCCTCTCTCCTCGAGCCGACCTTACTCTTTTAAATAAATTTTGCAGTGATTTTGATTATACACCTATTTCATTCCACGCTTATCAATGGTCAAACAAAGAGAGACTGCCTATCTACCATACCAATGTTTTGATGGCGATTGGAGAGGAGTTTGCCATTATCTGTTCTAGCTCTATCGATGATATAAGTGAGAAAAATAGGGTTATTTCAGAATTAAGATCCGATGGGAAGATAATTATAGATATCACAGAGAAACAGGTGGAACACTTTGCCGGAAACGCTCTTCAAGTAAAAAATTCTGGAGGAGATAAATATCTTATCTTATCCAAAACAGCTAAAGAGATCCTGTCTGAAGATCAGATACTATCCATAGAAAAAACTTCCAAGATATTAAGTGTCAATATAGGTACTATTCAAAAATATGGAGGAGGAAGTGTCAGGTGTATGATGGCAGAAATTTTTCTTTCCAGATCTAAATAAATTTCAAATAAAAAGATGAGTCAGCTATTTTGCTTAACTCATCTTTTTTCTATACTATTAAAATTTTAAAAAGTAATTCTCACTATGTCAGATGCTGTATAAGTATATTGATTCCCATCCCTATAAGAATTATTCCTCCTATATACTCGGCCTTAGCTCCTAATAGCTGCCCCATTTTATTCCCTAGATAAACTCCTACAGAGGATAAAATAAAAGTGATCAACCCTATTACAGCTATGGAAAAATAGATATTTAGCCCAGGTAATAGTGAAAATGAAAATCCAACTGCCAATGCATCGATACTGGTGGCTATTCCTAAGACTATAATATTAGTATTTTTCTCACAATTCCCATGAATATCACATTTCCCGAATTCTCTGGCATCTATTATCATCTTAATACCTATAAAAGCAAGGAGTCCAAAAGTTATCCAATGATCAAATCTAGATATTTTATCATAAAATAATCCTCCTACTGCCCAGCCTAATAAGGGCATAATCCCTTGAAATATTCCAAATACCAATGCTACTTTAAGTATCGATTTGACGCATAGTTTTCTCAAGGATATTCCCTCAGTCAAGGACACTGCAAATGCATCCATTGCTAACCCTATGGAGATAAAAAAAAGTGATGTAAAGTTCATATTTCCCTCCTAAATTTATATTTATTTTAGTATTATACTAAAAAACTTCCACTATGTCTTCTAAATTAATTTTAAAGGAATTTTAGTTGAGGTACAGTAAAATTCATAGAACAATTTATAATAAATACAAGGAGGAAGATGTATGAAAAAATTAATATTTTTATTTACTTTTATTATTTCTATGCTTAGTTTTGCCACTACTCAAAAGATGGATTATTCATCCTATAATCTTTCCGGTGAAATAATTTCCGGTGTCAGAATTATAGAGGTTGAATCTTTTAGATACTCCTATTCTCCCAGCATTATTGTTGTAAATAACGGTGAAAAGATAAGGATAAAATTTTCTACGGGAGACACAGAACATGGATTTAAAATTTCTGAAATAAATTTTGATCTTAAAGCTAAAAAAGGAAAACCCGCAGAAGGTGACTTTATAGCTCCTAAATCTGGTATCTATGAAATAACATGCTCTGTATTCTGTGGTTCAGGACATAAAAAAATGACGGGAAGGCTGGTTGTAAGGTAGGCTGCTATAAAAAAGAAGAAGTCTGCCCTAGCAGGGCAGACTTCTTCTTTTTTAAGATTTATCTATTCACTATTTAGTTATATACCTAAAATATGCCTTACATATTCATTTTTAGGATTTTTAAAAATTTCTGCTGGAGCTCCTACCTGAATAACTTCACCCATATATAGGATAACAACTCTGTCCGCTATCTCTAAATCATCCTTATCGTGACTCACAAAAATAGCTGTTTCTCCAGTAGTTTTTAAAATTACTTTCAATTCATTTCTTATCTTTCCCTGAAGATTAGCATCTAAATTTGAAAATGGTTCATCTAAAAGAATAACTTCTGGTTTAGGAGCTAAAGCACGTGCTAATGCCACTCTCTGCTGCTGACCTCCACTTAGTTCATGGGGATATCTTTTTATAAAATCTTTCATACTCACTAGATCCAATACCTCGTCAGCTCTTTTTTTAGCTGATTTTTTCTCTACTTTTCCCATTCCAAATAAAATATTTTTTTCAACAGATAGGTGAGGAAAGAGAGCATAATCTTGAAAAACCATCCCAATTCCTCTTTTTTCTACTGGAACAAATGTTTCTTCACCTATAAAAACCCTATCATGGATAGTTAATTCTCCTTTTTGTGGAACTTCTAATCCTGCTAAAATACGTAACAGGGTAGATTTTCCGCTCCCACTCTCGCCTATAATAGCTGTAATTTCTCCCTTATTTGCATTAAAATTTATATTTTTTAAAATATCTTCTGTAGAGTTCCTGTATTTAAAAAATAAATTTTTTAATTCTATATAATTCATTGTTATTTCTCCTTTTTTTTGTTGATCATCTCAAAGAATAGAATTATTATTATCCCGATCAGAATAAGTATAATAGATGGAATTGCACTATGTTGTACCATCTCATCATCTGCATACTGTTTCGCATAGGCAGATAGAGTCTGAAAATTAAATGGCCTCAAAATCAAGGTAAGAGGTAATTCTTTTATGATTTCTAAAAATGTTAAAATGACTGCCCCTATAACACTTCCCTTTATCATGGGTAAATCTACCCTAAAAAATGTTTTGGTTTTTCCTTCTCCTAGACTCCTGGAAGCTTCATGAAACTTCATTCCAATCTTATCAAATCCACTCTCCACACTATTGTATGCCACCGCTAAATATCTTATTACATAAGCAAAAACCATTAAAAATAAAGTTCCATAGAATACTTTTTCTCCTAAAATTTTTCTATCTACAAAGATAAAAAATGTCATAACTCCAATGGCGATTACTGCCCCTGGAATAGAATACCCTATTGTAGTTAATTTCGATAAGAATTTAGATATCTTTCCTTTTTTCAGTCTGGATGTATTAGAGATAATAACTGCTATTATAGTCGCAAACACTGCTCCTACGATACCAATAAAAAATGTATTCATTATTATTCTTATCAATTTTTCATCTATAACTTCTTTATAAGTCATGAATGACCATGAGAATAGCTGCATAAGAGGTATAATGAACCCAAATAATATAGGGATCATACAGACAATAATTGCTATAACACTGTGTTTAGTCGAAAGTGGCTTTTTGTTTATTGGTTTTATCTTAGTATTAGTAAAAGAATATTGTTTTCTTCCACGGGATTTCCTCTCTATAAAGATGATTGTAAAGATGAGTCCCATAAGAATAATCGCCAAATTTATTGCTGCATCGGTATCTCCTAATGTCAGCCACGTCCTGAATATACCTGTACTAAAGGTCTGAACTCCAAAATAACTTGGTAATCCAAAAGCACTTAAAACCTCCATTATAACCAGGGTAACTCCCCCTATAATAGCTGTTCTTGCCATAGGCAATACCACTAAAAAAAATGTCTGTGTATCGGATTTCCCCAGTACCTTAGCTGATTCTAGCATAGATAAAGATTGTTTAGCAAAAAATGATCTGGCTATTATAAACACATAGGGATAGAGAAAAAATGTAAATATAAAGGTTACACCATATATATTCATAATATCTAAATTTAAATTGTATCCAAATAAATTCCTGGCTGTCCTGCTTATTATCCCCGTATAGGAAAATATTCCTGAATAAACATACCCCGCTATATAGGTGGGTATTGCCAAGGGTAAAATTAACCCTACATGAAGTAATTTAGAAAATTTAAATTCATACATAGTCAAAATCCAGGCTGTAGATACCCCTATAATCATGGTAAATAAACCAGTAAACAATGCTATTATAGAGCTGTTCCTTATATATTCGGGTAAAAGAGTTTCAGCTATGTGGATAAAAGTTTCTATATTTTGAGTCGCTAAACTTGTAAATAGAGTTATAATGGGAGCTAACAAGAAAAACGACAAAATTATGCTTATAAAAAGCCAGGAATCTAAATTAATATTTAGATTCCTCTTTAAAAGTTTTAAATTCATTGGCTTATTTCCAACCTTCCTCATCGGCTATGATTGTTCCTTTTTTAAAGTTCTTTCCTAACTCAGATAAAGTCAAGCTATCTACTTTGAAATCTCCCCATGACTTAACTGTCCCATTTATTTCTACATTTTTATTTGAAGGGTACTCATAATTTTCATTTGTAAATCTAGCCTGTGATTTTTCACTTAAGAAAAACTTTATGAATCTTTCAGCGTTTACAATATTTTTTGAATATTTTGTGATTCCCATTCCACTTACGTTTATATGAGTTCCTCTACCATCTTGATTAGGGAAGAATATAGCTATTTGTTCCCCAACTTTTCTCTCTTCAGGATCTGCTGAGTGGATCATTTTTCCAAGATAATAAGAGTTCATAATAGCAACTTCTCCAATTCCGGCAATTACTGCTTTACTTTGATCTCTGTCATTTCCCTTAGGTTCCCTTGCCATATTAGCCACTAACCCTTGTATCCATCCTCTAGTTGCCTCTTCACCATTAGCAGCAATCATAGAAGCTATCAATGCCTGATTATATGAATTTGTTGAACTTCTGACTAAAACTTTTCCCTTCCACTTAGGATCCGCTAAATCTTCATATGTAGAAAATATAGATGGATCTGTAGTCGCTTTATTATATGCAAATATTCTGGCTCTATAAGTAAATGAAGTCCAGTAGTTATCCTTATCCCTTATATTTGCAGGGACTAATTCTAATACTTCTTCATCTTTTATTTGTTGTAATAATCCCAAATCTTTTGCTCTTCCAAGTCTTGCAGCATCTTTAGTAATGAATAGGTCAGCAGGAGTATCAGCTCCTTCTATCTCCAATTTTTTTAATAGTTCATCTGCTCCAGCTTTAGCTACATTTACAGTAACTCCAGTCTCTTTTTCAAATTCTGCAATTAATTCTTTATCTATGTCATAATGTCTTTCTGTATATATATTTAATTCTTTTGTAGCCTTTGGCGTTTTTGTTTCTTCAACAGTTTTTACTTCTTCTTTCCCTTTAAAACATCCAGTTAATAACCCGGCAGATAATAATATGAACGGTATAATTTTTTTCATTTCTTTCCTCCTGACAATATATTTAATTTGTAAGCCAATATAAAAAACTTTGATTAACAAACTTTATGAAAGTATTATATGATGGAATTAGAATATTTGCAAGTTTTTTTATCAAAGCAGTAAGGAATTGAAAAATTACTGATTCATGATTTTATAGAAACACTTGTAAAACTTTGGATTTAAAGCTAAAATATTAATAAGATGAAAGTGTGTAGATTATATTCAAATTAAATTTATATAATAACTATTTCAAAGGGGGAAGAAAATTATGAAAAAATTATTGATATGTATACTAATTATCCTTGGAACTCTTGCAGCCTATGGAAAATCAAACGGGGAAAGCTCTTATTATCTGAGCAGAGCAGTTTTAACCAATGAAATTTTAGAAAAAGAGCCTGTAAAAGTAATGGATACCTTTAAACTGTATTCTCAAGGTTATTTTTATACAGAATTTAAAGATATAGGGGAAGAAAAAACTATCTATCACAACTGGTATCTTCTAGAAGAGGATGGGGAAAAAACCCTTATGGCCAGCGTTCCATTAAAAATTTCAGGACCTAGATGGAGAACCTGGTCTAGAAAAAATTTATTTTTATCTGGAAAATGGAGTGTAGAAGTAGTCGATGAAGATGATAACGTTCTTTCTAAAAAAGAATTTACCGTTGAATAAGTAAAATAAAGACAGGAAAAGGAGTCAGACAAATGTCAGACTCCTTTTTTATTATATTTATGATATAATATAGTTGATAAAAATAAAATAAAGGGAATGATTATTCAATGAGCTATGTAAAAAAAATTGTTAATTTTTTGAAAAAACAAAGAAAAAAGATATTTATTGCCATCCTAGGAGTAATATTATGCCTTACAGCATTGACGACTATTACGTATTTTAGTGTCAAAGGAAAAATTACCTCCTATACAGCTTCGGAACCTATTATAATCTACGATAAGGATCAGCATATTGTAGACTATCTGTCCAAACAAAAAGGTGAGAGTGCAGATATCAAAGAGATCCCCGATTATCTTCAAAAAGCTTTTATCTCTGTAGAAGACAGAAGATTCTATTCCCACCATGGAGTAGATATATGGCGTCTTGGAAAAGCTGTTCTAGTAAATCTCTCTAAAGGGAGG is from Psychrilyobacter atlanticus DSM 19335 and encodes:
- a CDS encoding cupredoxin domain-containing protein, with product MKKLIFLFTFIISMLSFATTQKMDYSSYNLSGEIISGVRIIEVESFRYSYSPSIIVVNNGEKIRIKFSTGDTEHGFKISEINFDLKAKKGKPAEGDFIAPKSGIYEITCSVFCGSGHKKMTGRLVVR
- a CDS encoding ABC transporter permease, which gives rise to MNLKLLKRNLNINLDSWLFISIILSFFLLAPIITLFTSLATQNIETFIHIAETLLPEYIRNSSIIALFTGLFTMIIGVSTAWILTMYEFKFSKLLHVGLILPLAIPTYIAGYVYSGIFSYTGIISRTARNLFGYNLNLDIMNIYGVTFIFTFFLYPYVFIIARSFFAKQSLSMLESAKVLGKSDTQTFFLVVLPMARTAIIGGVTLVIMEVLSAFGLPSYFGVQTFSTGIFRTWLTLGDTDAAINLAIILMGLIFTIIFIERKSRGRKQYSFTNTKIKPINKKPLSTKHSVIAIIVCMIPILFGFIIPLMQLFSWSFMTYKEVIDEKLIRIIMNTFFIGIVGAVFATIIAVIISNTSRLKKGKISKFLSKLTTIGYSIPGAVIAIGVMTFFIFVDRKILGEKVFYGTLFLMVFAYVIRYLAVAYNSVESGFDKIGMKFHEASRSLGEGKTKTFFRVDLPMIKGSVIGAVILTFLEIIKELPLTLILRPFNFQTLSAYAKQYADDEMVQHSAIPSIILILIGIIIILFFEMINKKKEK
- a CDS encoding DUF2914 domain-containing protein; amino-acid sequence: MKKLLICILIILGTLAAYGKSNGESSYYLSRAVLTNEILEKEPVKVMDTFKLYSQGYFYTEFKDIGEEKTIYHNWYLLEEDGEKTLMASVPLKISGPRWRTWSRKNLFLSGKWSVEVVDEDDNVLSKKEFTVE
- a CDS encoding manganese efflux pump MntP family protein; this encodes MNFTSLFFISIGLAMDAFAVSLTEGISLRKLCVKSILKVALVFGIFQGIMPLLGWAVGGLFYDKISRFDHWITFGLLAFIGIKMIIDAREFGKCDIHGNCEKNTNIIVLGIATSIDALAVGFSFSLLPGLNIYFSIAVIGLITFILSSVGVYLGNKMGQLLGAKAEYIGGIILIGMGINILIQHLT
- a CDS encoding ABC transporter ATP-binding protein, giving the protein MNYIELKNLFFKYRNSTEDILKNINFNANKGEITAIIGESGSGKSTLLRILAGLEVPQKGELTIHDRVFIGEETFVPVEKRGIGMVFQDYALFPHLSVEKNILFGMGKVEKKSAKKRADEVLDLVSMKDFIKRYPHELSGGQQQRVALARALAPKPEVILLDEPFSNLDANLQGKIRNELKVILKTTGETAIFVSHDKDDLEIADRVVILYMGEVIQVGAPAEIFKNPKNEYVRHILGI
- a CDS encoding Fe(3+) ABC transporter substrate-binding protein, with product MKKIIPFILLSAGLLTGCFKGKEEVKTVEETKTPKATKELNIYTERHYDIDKELIAEFEKETGVTVNVAKAGADELLKKLEIEGADTPADLFITKDAARLGRAKDLGLLQQIKDEEVLELVPANIRDKDNYWTSFTYRARIFAYNKATTDPSIFSTYEDLADPKWKGKVLVRSSTNSYNQALIASMIAANGEEATRGWIQGLVANMAREPKGNDRDQSKAVIAGIGEVAIMNSYYLGKMIHSADPEERKVGEQIAIFFPNQDGRGTHINVSGMGITKYSKNIVNAERFIKFFLSEKSQARFTNENYEYPSNKNVEINGTVKSWGDFKVDSLTLSELGKNFKKGTIIADEEGWK